One Palaemon carinicauda isolate YSFRI2023 chromosome 4, ASM3689809v2, whole genome shotgun sequence DNA segment encodes these proteins:
- the LOC137639191 gene encoding uncharacterized protein has protein sequence MLGLQWKKTQPTTGSRQFVPVSNDFDSPVVAGAFKHGGDPAENHFKPASDGFHPGVFDHKTKSCVINDVDTPEDDYYVLTRSSTIQFDWVPMKDGNLPTGAIQCGFSNEGDSLYVGRFNCEGRLLCGRIDQDLRQCEVTVLGKRYSSNDYEVLCLRSVPMGFTYNSLYGLRSSLITPSVCHMISNKLSIQSDGNASSPSTPPPTPASPSITRTMTSSSTSSITMRKVIGLSNGSSSPRRKSPSPEPTPVQESTPHRPRKIEFSFTTSTPETPASNGSMKSPSKRERDSPSMRWQRNGKGFRLVRSPSTRRFSPLK, from the exons ATGCTGG gactACAATGGAAGAAAACGCAGCCTACCACGGGATCAAGACAGTTCGTCCCCGTCAGCAACGACTTTGATTCGCCCGTGGTTGCCGGGGCATTTAAACATGGCGGAGACCCGGCAGAAAATCATTTTAAACCCGCAAGCGATGGGTTCCATCCGGGCGTCTTTGACCACAAGACGAAAAGCTGCGTCATTAATGATGTGGATACTCCAGAAGACGACTATTAC GTCTTAACAAGAAGTTCTACCATCCAGTTTGACTGGGTTCCGATGAAAGACGGCAACCTTCCTACTGGAGCTATTCAGTGTGGCTTTAGCAATGAGGGAGATTCGTTGTACGTGGGTCGGTTCAACTGTGAGGGCAGACTCCTCTGTGGGCGG ATTGATCAAGACTTGAGGCAATGTGAAGTCACGGTTCTTGGAAAGAGGTACTCATCCAACGACTATGAAGTCTTGTGCCTGAGAAGTGTTCCCATGGGTTTTACGTATAACAG CCTGTATGGTCTTAGGAGCTCCCTCATCACACCCTCAGTTTGCCACATGATCAGCAACAAACTAAGCATCCAATCAGATGGCAATGCATCGTCACCTTCCACTCCACCACCAACACCAGCAAGTCCATCAATCACGAGAACAATGACGTCAAGCTCAACCAGTTCCATCACCATGAGGAAAGTGATTGGTCTTTCAAACGGCTCATCGTCTCCACGACGAAAGTCACCGAGCCCTGAGCCTACACCAGTCCAGGAATCAACGCCTCATCGTCCGAGAAAGATAGAATTTTCATTCACTACAAGCACACCAGAAACCCCAGCATCAAATGGAAGCATGAAATCTCCCAGCAAGAGGGAGCGAGATAGCCCAAGCATGAGATGGCAGCGCAACGGAAAAGGGTTTCGTCTGGTCCGATCCCCTTCTACTCGTAGATTTAGCCCACTGAAATAA